From the Bacillota bacterium genome, the window ACCTGAGCACCGGACCCGCCGTCAGCGGCTTGCTGAGGGCATTCCAGTTCCGGCAGCAGTAGTGGGCGAGCTCAATGTCCTGGGTGAAGAGTTTGGCGTGAGATGGGGGGGCGATGACGGGCAAGGCTAGGCAGGGTCATGAGGTTTCGCAGCGAGACGGCAAAAAGACCTGTACCGGACTTTGGAAGATTGGGGGCTGAGACAAGGATGGGGCGTGGTATACGCTCGCTTGGGTTGATTCTAGCGGTCTCTCTCGCACTGACGGCGGTGGCTGTGCCGGTAGCGCTTGCCGCAGAGTATCCAACTAAGCCGATTCGGCTCGTGGTTCCGTTTGCTCCTGGGGGCTTGAACGATGTCACGGGCCGAATTCTGGCAGAGTATCTCGAGCAGGAGCTAGGCCAGCGGATCGTTGTTGTCAACATCGAGGGTGCGGGTGGCGTTATCGGGAGCCAGGAGGTGCTGAAAGCCGCACCCGACGGTTATACGCTCTTGTGGCACCACCATTCACTTCTTACTGCCAACATCATGGGGACCGCGCCCTTCACGTGGGACGCATTCACTCCGGTGGCATCCGTGGTGCAGACGGGTTGCACGCTGGTCGTGAGGAAGGACGCACCCTGGAAAACGTTGCAGAACCTCCTGAAGGATGCCCGCTCCCGGCCGGGGCAGATCCGGTACGGGGTCAACCTCGGCACCATGTCGCATTTCGGCGGGCTCAGCCACGGCCTAGCTGCCGGCGTCTCGTTCGCGTACGTCGGTGGCGGTGGCGACAACGTCCGCATCGCGCAGCTCCTCAGGGGCGATATCGATGTGGCGTGCTCCGGCGGGCTGACCGTGGACTATGTGCGGTCCGGTGAACTTCAGGCACTTGCCTACATGTCCGATACGCGCTCTCCGGCGCTTCCTGACGTTCCGACCGGGATCGAACAGGGCTTGAGCTCAACCGAAGTGTTTACCCTTGTGATCTTCGGCCCTAAGGGGCTTCCCCAGGAGGTCGTCTCCAGGCTCAACGACGCCGTTGCCAGGATAGTCGAGGATCCGGGCTTTGTATCCAGAATGCACCAACAGAATTTGGTGCCGTTCTACCTCCCGGCCGGGAAGCTGGTTGAGTATCTCGCCGCGGAACAGGCGAGGCTGGAGGAGATCGCGAGGAAGTCCCGGATCGGCCGGTACCGGTAAGACGATACCACGCCTGGCCGTAGGGTGCACGACGGACCGACGCAGGAGGGCCTGGCGACATGCAGGCCCTCCTGCCGGGGCGGGCCCTGAGGGAGGTATGGTAGATGCGTTCTGACACGGGGTTCGGGCTTGTGTTTGCCGTGCTGGGGCTGTCCATCGTCGTCTCAACGTTCACGCTCCCGGAGCGACTGTTCGATTTCGTCGGGCCGCGCGTGTTTCCCCAGGTTATCGGCACGCTCATGTTTGTCTTCGCAGCGGCCCTGATCGTAAAGGACATCCGCTCACATCGGCTCCTCGCGGGGCAGCCGGCGTACGGGTCGGGTGAGGCCGGCAAGTCCGAAGCTGCTGCACAGGCCGGCGAGCGGCGCCCTGCGGTGGCTTTGTTGCTACTGCTTTTGAGTAGCGCTTTTGCGCTCGCCCTGCCCAGGATAGGCTTCTTTGCAAGCTCGCTCGGATTTCTGGCGGTCTCGATGATGGTGCTCCGAGGCCCGCGGCCCGCCCGGCTTGCGCACGTGGCTACCCTGGCGGTTCTACTGGCGGGGGCTATGTATCTATCCTTCGAGAAGCTGCTGGGAGTCATGCTTCCCTGAAGTGGCCCCTACCTCCCGGATCATGGTGCTGGAGGTGCGCAAGTGAGCGCAGGACCCGTAGCCGAGGCGATTCAAGTGTTCCTTGCCCCGGACCTCCTGCTCTGGCTGCTGGTTGGGGCCGCGGCGGGCATACTCATCGGGGCGCTGCCAGGGCTGACCGCGGTCATGGCGATCACCATCCTGCTGCCCTTTACGTTCACGCAGTCCGCAGAGCGAGGTTTGGCCATCCTCATCAGCGTCTACACGGGGGGAATGTCGGGGGGACTCATCTCGGCAATTCTGCTCCGCATGCCGGGCACCCCCTCCTCCATCGCGACGACCTTTGATGGCTACCCGATGGCCCAGCAGGGGCGAGCGGCCAGGGCCATGGGGGTGGGGATCCTTGCATCGTTCTTTGGAACCGTTGTCGGAGCTCTGTTGCTCACCCTGGCTGCCCCGCCGCTGGCACGCTTTGCACTGAGCTTTGGATCGTTTGAGTACTTCGCGCTGTCCCTGCTGGCGCTTTCCGTCATGGTCTCGCTGTCAGGGAAGTCGGTGCTGAAGGGCCTCCTGAGCGGCCTGCTTGGGCTGTGGATCGCCTCGATCGGCTCGGATCCGGTGGAGGCAGTTCCCCGATTCACTCTTGGCCTGACGGAGCTCCAGGGCGGGCTGGCACTGCTGCCGGTGCTCGTTGGGGTGTTTGCTGTATCGCAGGTTCTTCGCGAATCGGAGCACGTGAACAAGGCTTACCTCCTGCCACCGACCAACTACCGCGGATTCCTGCCTTCCCTCCGGGAACTGCGCGCCCATGTGGGCAATGCCATCCGGTCGGCCCTGATCGGGGTCTACGTGGGCGCGCTGCCCGGCACGGGCGGGGATGTGGCCGGGCTCCTTGCGTATGACTGGGCGAGACGGCGCTCCCGCCATCCCGAGCGCTTCGGGCAGGGGGCAGAAGAGGGGGTTGTCGCCTCCGAGTCGGCCAACAACGGTGTCATCGGCGGTGCATTGATTCCAACGCTGACCCTGGGAATCCCGGGCAACGCCGCGACCGCCATTCTGCTTGCGGGGCTGACTATTCACGGGCTCAACCCGGGGCCGTTCCTGTTCCGCGACCACAAAGAACTTGTCTACTCCGTCTTTGCCGCGGTCTTCATCTCGGCGTTTCTGGTCCTGGTGGTTCAGTTGCTGGGCATCCGGCTCTTTGTGGGCGCCCTGCAGTTTCCGAAGCACGTACTGCTGCCCGTCGTGCTCATGTTCTGCTTTCTCGGCTCGTTTGCGCTCAATAACCGTATCTTCGATATCTGGGTCCTCATCGTTTTCGGCGTGCTCGGATATGTCCTGGAAAGGGGCGGCTTCCCGCTTGGGCCGCTCGTGCTGGGCGTGATTTTGGGCCCCATTGCGGAGAACCACCTCAGGATCGGGCTCATGACGAGCATGGGCAGCTTCACGCCGCTTTTCGCGCGGCCGCTGTCGCTGGCCATCCTGGTGTTGGCCGTAGCAAGCTTCCTGTCGCCGCTGGTTAGGGAGTGGCAGCAGCGGCGCGCAGCGTGTCGCAAGGGAGCAGCACTGGCATGAGAGCCGCGGGTGCACGGGCGGGCGTACGACCCCATGTGGTGCTGACCGAGCCTATCAGGCCGGAGGGGATTCAAATCCTGGAGCGAGTCGCCTCGGTGGAGGTGCTATCGGCCGCGAACGAGGCGGAACTCAGCCGCGCGCTGGCCCGCGCGGATGCCGTGATCGTCAAGTTTGCTCGTATAACCGCGGACCTGCTCGAGAAGAACCCCCTCCTGAAGGTCGTCGCAAAGCACGGAGTGGGCACCGACAACATCGACGTCGATGCTGCCACGCGCCTGGGCATTCAGGTGGTCAACGTCCCGGGGATCAACTCCAACGCGGTGGCCGAGTTTGCCGTGGCGCTCGCGCTCAATCTACTCCGCGGTATCCACCTGGCCTACCACAAATGCGTCGCAGGGCAGGACCTTGCGCGCGACGAGTTC encodes:
- a CDS encoding tripartite tricarboxylate transporter substrate binding protein translates to MRFRSETAKRPVPDFGRLGAETRMGRGIRSLGLILAVSLALTAVAVPVALAAEYPTKPIRLVVPFAPGGLNDVTGRILAEYLEQELGQRIVVVNIEGAGGVIGSQEVLKAAPDGYTLLWHHHSLLTANIMGTAPFTWDAFTPVASVVQTGCTLVVRKDAPWKTLQNLLKDARSRPGQIRYGVNLGTMSHFGGLSHGLAAGVSFAYVGGGGDNVRIAQLLRGDIDVACSGGLTVDYVRSGELQALAYMSDTRSPALPDVPTGIEQGLSSTEVFTLVIFGPKGLPQEVVSRLNDAVARIVEDPGFVSRMHQQNLVPFYLPAGKLVEYLAAEQARLEEIARKSRIGRYR
- a CDS encoding tripartite tricarboxylate transporter TctB family protein; its protein translation is MRSDTGFGLVFAVLGLSIVVSTFTLPERLFDFVGPRVFPQVIGTLMFVFAAALIVKDIRSHRLLAGQPAYGSGEAGKSEAAAQAGERRPAVALLLLLLSSAFALALPRIGFFASSLGFLAVSMMVLRGPRPARLAHVATLAVLLAGAMYLSFEKLLGVMLP
- a CDS encoding tripartite tricarboxylate transporter permease, with the translated sequence MSAGPVAEAIQVFLAPDLLLWLLVGAAAGILIGALPGLTAVMAITILLPFTFTQSAERGLAILISVYTGGMSGGLISAILLRMPGTPSSIATTFDGYPMAQQGRAARAMGVGILASFFGTVVGALLLTLAAPPLARFALSFGSFEYFALSLLALSVMVSLSGKSVLKGLLSGLLGLWIASIGSDPVEAVPRFTLGLTELQGGLALLPVLVGVFAVSQVLRESEHVNKAYLLPPTNYRGFLPSLRELRAHVGNAIRSALIGVYVGALPGTGGDVAGLLAYDWARRRSRHPERFGQGAEEGVVASESANNGVIGGALIPTLTLGIPGNAATAILLAGLTIHGLNPGPFLFRDHKELVYSVFAAVFISAFLVLVVQLLGIRLFVGALQFPKHVLLPVVLMFCFLGSFALNNRIFDIWVLIVFGVLGYVLERGGFPLGPLVLGVILGPIAENHLRIGLMTSMGSFTPLFARPLSLAILVLAVASFLSPLVREWQQRRAACRKGAALA